In Natronococcus occultus SP4, the following proteins share a genomic window:
- a CDS encoding flippase, which produces MKSSSDDSDVSAVGQAGILVLIGSVFGMFSDFLFRVILSNIVDADIFGAVFLILSLVNIIAIPCLLGMNQGIVKYIPESNTSNRNSYILFSMICSTIACVIISVFILIYPGDIIYTLLNVEERIYLYFLILLLPFYSLYEISLSSLRGLMKTDHHVILKNLAHPILKISILGGAAWIFGTLLPILASLLLVFIISAVIGVFFLLRSRWRPKMSLSINYTSFIYFSLPLMVSSSIYILLKNVDKVLIGSFLNTASVGEYEVAITIATLLGIFQTSFSFLLYPKISDLISQKKSGKIPHLYTQATKWIFLFTLPPYLILVTRPNALVSLFGDQYSISTLSIPLAILATGYFLDAILGPNGQALLGLGRSRAILIYNMIAIFINIPLNIMLIPSHGLIGAALATITGYITMNLLKSADLWMNYRIPSIHTSTAIILISVSPICVLLLNIFPEYGSVVYEIAILSLSSVISIVIGIVSLSAFGCVSASDKKLAQDSLKKLTNIV; this is translated from the coding sequence ATGAAATCTAGCTCAGATGATTCAGATGTTTCTGCGGTAGGTCAGGCTGGGATACTAGTTCTTATTGGATCAGTATTCGGGATGTTTTCTGATTTTCTTTTTCGAGTTATATTATCTAATATAGTAGATGCGGATATATTTGGTGCTGTATTTCTGATTTTGTCTCTAGTAAATATAATAGCTATTCCTTGTTTATTGGGCATGAATCAAGGGATAGTTAAATATATTCCTGAGTCAAATACTTCGAATAGAAATAGCTATATATTATTTTCAATGATTTGCTCTACTATAGCTTGTGTCATAATATCTGTGTTTATACTCATATACCCTGGAGATATCATATATACATTATTGAATGTTGAAGAGAGAATATATTTATATTTTCTGATTCTCTTATTACCATTTTATTCGTTATATGAAATATCACTTAGTTCATTAAGAGGGTTAATGAAAACCGACCATCATGTTATTCTGAAAAATTTAGCTCATCCTATATTGAAAATCTCTATCCTAGGGGGTGCTGCATGGATATTCGGAACTCTTCTTCCAATACTTGCATCTCTATTACTTGTATTCATTATTTCGGCAGTAATTGGCGTATTTTTCCTTTTGAGATCTAGATGGCGTCCTAAAATGTCTCTATCGATCAATTATACCTCATTTATTTATTTTTCTCTCCCATTAATGGTTTCTTCCTCAATATACATATTACTCAAGAATGTAGACAAGGTCTTGATTGGCTCTTTTCTGAATACAGCTAGTGTTGGAGAGTATGAAGTAGCAATAACGATAGCCACCCTACTAGGAATATTCCAAACCTCTTTTTCATTCCTTTTATATCCAAAAATATCTGATCTCATTTCCCAAAAGAAATCTGGTAAAATTCCCCATTTATATACCCAAGCTACAAAATGGATCTTTCTTTTTACTCTTCCTCCATATCTAATATTGGTAACTCGTCCAAATGCGTTAGTCTCTCTCTTTGGAGATCAATATTCAATTAGTACTCTTTCTATACCACTCGCTATTCTTGCAACCGGTTACTTTCTTGATGCAATTCTTGGCCCAAACGGGCAAGCACTACTAGGACTTGGCAGATCAAGAGCTATACTTATCTATAATATGATAGCTATATTTATAAATATTCCTCTAAATATTATGCTAATCCCTTCTCATGGTCTTATTGGTGCTGCTCTTGCTACTATAACTGGATATATCACCATGAACTTACTGAAGTCAGCTGATCTATGGATGAACTATCGAATCCCCTCTATACACACTTCTACTGCAATTATACTTATTTCTGTATCTCCAATATGTGTTTTATTACTTAATATATTCCCAGAATATGGGTCAGTTGTCTATGAAATTGCTATATTGTCTCTTTCATCTGTGATATCAATAGTAATTGGTATTGTTTCCTTATCCGCCTTTGGATGCGTATCGGCTTCTGATAAAAAACTAGCACAAGATAGTCTTAAAAAGTTAACGAATATAGTGTAA